A single genomic interval of Bradyrhizobium sp. sBnM-33 harbors:
- a CDS encoding polysaccharide deacetylase family protein encodes MNAMWSEARAKVGHRLAMHLHVDLFRLRTSTPMLSFTFDDLPKSAVTTGAAMLEAHGARGTFYVSGSLVGADAPDWVTGDGEDVVSLHHGGHEIGCHTFSHQRACDLDEGAMRQEILRNRAYLHALDPSIRIDSFAYPFGYGSYARKHQLKKEFETCRSIVQGVNSGGVDLQFLRAMPLIDREMDRDGIERAFDDAQTNNGWLIFYGHDVTNRPSPYGCSPALLEHALAAASRRKIPILTVAEAMRCARG; translated from the coding sequence ATGAACGCGATGTGGTCAGAGGCAAGGGCAAAGGTCGGCCACCGGCTGGCGATGCATTTGCACGTCGATCTGTTCCGGCTGCGCACCAGCACGCCGATGCTCAGTTTCACCTTCGACGACCTGCCAAAGAGCGCGGTGACGACCGGCGCTGCGATGCTCGAAGCGCATGGCGCGCGGGGAACGTTCTATGTCTCGGGCAGTCTGGTCGGCGCCGATGCGCCGGACTGGGTGACGGGCGATGGCGAGGATGTGGTCTCGCTTCACCACGGGGGTCACGAGATCGGCTGCCACACGTTTTCGCATCAGCGCGCCTGCGACCTCGACGAGGGCGCGATGCGACAGGAAATCCTGCGCAACCGCGCTTACCTTCACGCGCTCGACCCTTCGATACGGATCGATAGTTTTGCCTATCCGTTCGGATACGGCTCCTACGCCCGCAAGCATCAGCTCAAAAAGGAATTCGAGACCTGCCGCAGCATCGTCCAGGGCGTCAACAGCGGCGGCGTGGATCTGCAGTTCCTGCGCGCGATGCCGCTGATCGATCGCGAGATGGACCGTGACGGGATTGAACGCGCGTTTGACGACGCGCAAACCAATAATGGATGGTTAATTTTCTACGGCCACGACGTCACCAACCGGCCGAGCCCCTATGGCTGCTCGCCTGCCCTGCTCGAGCATGCGCTCGCAGCGGCATCGCGGCGGAAAATTCCTATCCTCACCGTGGCGGAGGCGATGCGATGCGCCCGCGGTTAA
- a CDS encoding class I SAM-dependent methyltransferase codes for MNEAVTIGHAPATANSPQTVPHPQALLELVHGEARQSLLTVHAILEASLPEGELSIYEAGGGSTSFLPLKVLHRANVTVVDIDEDQIRNNDYAQQAILGDIQTHRFRPNSFDLVICYNVIEHVPDVEAALLRFCEALKPNGLILIGAPNPRSLSGFVTKYSPHWFHVWFYRHVRGDNKAGLPGHAPFPTLFHPLVTLSNLEAFAEQHGLQMIYRKQYESPRYPEMRLRMPAFAALVDAAARAMNFFLPGRTDVRQGDYHVILRKR; via the coding sequence ATGAACGAGGCAGTCACGATCGGCCACGCGCCGGCGACAGCAAACTCTCCGCAAACCGTGCCGCATCCGCAGGCGCTGCTCGAGCTAGTGCACGGCGAGGCGCGCCAGAGTCTGCTCACGGTTCATGCCATTCTCGAAGCGTCGCTGCCTGAAGGCGAACTCTCGATTTACGAAGCCGGCGGCGGCTCGACCAGCTTCCTGCCGCTCAAAGTGCTGCATCGCGCCAACGTCACCGTGGTCGATATCGACGAGGACCAGATCCGCAACAACGATTACGCGCAGCAGGCCATCCTCGGCGACATCCAGACCCATCGCTTCCGGCCCAACAGCTTCGACCTGGTGATCTGCTACAACGTGATCGAGCACGTACCCGACGTCGAAGCGGCATTGCTGCGCTTTTGCGAAGCGCTGAAGCCGAACGGCCTCATCCTGATCGGCGCGCCCAATCCGCGCTCGCTGTCCGGCTTTGTCACCAAATACTCGCCGCACTGGTTCCATGTCTGGTTCTACCGCCATGTCCGCGGCGACAACAAAGCCGGCCTGCCCGGCCACGCACCGTTCCCAACGCTGTTCCATCCGCTGGTCACGCTTTCCAATCTGGAAGCATTCGCCGAACAGCACGGCCTGCAGATGATCTATCGCAAGCAGTATGAGAGCCCTCGCTATCCGGAGATGCGGCTGCGCATGCCCGCCTTCGCTGCGCTGGTCGATGCCGCCGCGCGCGCGATGAACTTCTTCCTGCCCGGCCGCACCGACGTGCGGCAGGGTGACTACCATGTGATCCTGCGAAAGCGCTGA